The genomic region CTCGTCGCCGAACATGACGTGGTCACGTTCAACGGCGTGACCCGCCAAATGAATGCGCTGGGGCTCACCCCGCAGCGGCTCAAGGCGATCAACCCCGATATCGCCATGGTGCGCATCGACGCGTACGGAGGTCAGCGGCCCGGCCCGCGCAGCGAGGTTCCCGGCTACGACGACAACGTCCAGGCCTGCACCGGCATCATGACGCGCTTTGGTGGATCAGCCCAAACACCGGAGGAACACGCCCACCTCGGCACCATCGACGCACTCGCCGGCTTCCTGGCCAGTGCAGCGGCAGTGGCAGCACTGCTGCAACAGCGCCGCACCCAGCACAGCGAGCCCGCTCGCGTGTCGCTGGCCGCCGCCGGACAGTTCCTCCAGATTCCGTTCATGTACGACCACCCCGGCCGGGACCCCTTCGATGAACCACATGGACGCCTGGCCCACGGCGAGAACTCCTGCTACCGCAGTTACCAGGCCGCCGACGGGCCGCTGTTCTTCGCTGGCCGCACAGGCGATCTCGGTGACCTGGCCGATCTCGAGGCATTCGGCGGGCTTCCCGTCGACGGCGATGACGTCGAGGTGGCCGACTACCTCGCGCAGACATTCCTTGGGCGCGACGTCGCGTACTGGTGTGCCGCGCTGGCCGGTAGCCCGTTCGGTGTGCACCGCGTCGAAGCGATCGCCGATCTGAAGCAACGCAACACGGTGACCGAATCGGCCGGACCAGTCCCGCTGGGATCAACCACCATGCTCTTCGTGCGCCACGACCGCCATCCACTGGGCCGGTGGGTTGACATGGCAGCACCGAACGCCATCAGAACCAGTCGAATGCGACTGCAGATGCCCGGTCCAGCACCACGATTCGGAGAACACACCCACGAGGTGCTGGCAGCGCTTGGCTACACCGGCGACCAGATCGCCGAGCTGAGCACCGCTGGTGTCGTCACCGATCGCTGGACACCGAAAGCCACCTACCTACCGCTGTAATCCCACTTCACGACAGAGGAGTAACCCATGAGAACGACCTACGATCCGGTGGCCATCACCGCAGCCGTGACCGGCGGCGACGTGCTGCCCAGCCAGAGCCCCGCAGTCCCGTGCGGACCGGAGGCCATCGCCAAGGCCGCGATCGACGCAGCCGCCGCCGGCGCCACCGCCGTTCACCTGCACGCCCGCGAGATCGACGGGCGCCCCACGGGATCAGCGTCGATGTTCGCCCAGATCGTCGACCAGATCCGCAGCCAGTGCGACGTTGTCATCAATGTCACCACCGGTGGCTCAGTGGACATGACTGCCGCGGACCGGCTGCAGGGCGTCATCGCCACCCGACCCGATATCGCCACCCTCAATCTGGGGACGATGAACTTTGAGGGCTTCCCCACCAAGGAACGTTGGCCCGAGGTGCAACACCAGTGGGAGCGTGACGTTCTGGCCAACTCCGGTCGCGTCGTGTTCACCAACACGCTGGCCATGATGCGCGACTTCGCTGCCACCTTCCGCGATCTCGGGGTGTGCCCGGAACTGGAGGTCTATGACCTCGGTCATCTGAACATGGCCCGATTCCTGCTCGACGAGGGAACACTGCACGGCCCCGTGCGCATCCAGTTCGTTCTCGGCGCGCTCGGCGGGGCGGGGAACAGCCTGCACGACTTGTTCGCTCTCGAACAGGCCGCCCAACGCATCCTTGGCGCTGACCTCGCCGCGGTCAGTGTCGCCGCTGTCGGCTACCCCGCACAGTTGCGGATGGCAGCGGTGGCCGCCGCCGGCGGTTACGACATCCGGGTCGGTATCGAGGACAACCTGCGGATCCGGCGCCGCGAGCAGGCCAAGGACTCGGCCGAATTGGTCGCTGCGGCTGTCGGAATCGCCGCACAACTGGAACGCGGCATCACCACACCCGACCAGCTGCGCGCCCAGCTCGGCCCGTGGTACTCCACTCGGCCGACTGCGGAGGCACAGTCGTGAACCATGCCACCGACGTGCTGCGCATCAGCTGTATGCAGGCCGAGGGACGACCCGGCGACGTGGAACACAACCTCGATCTGGTTGACCGCGCCGCTGTGCAAGCCCGCGGCGACGGCGCAGACCTGCTGATCACTCCCGAGATGTTCTTGACCGGCTATGACTGCGGTGATCTAGCGCCGCTTTTGGAGCCCGACCGCGATCTGGCCGGTCGGGTCGCCGCCATCGCGGCCCGACATCGCATCGCCATCCTGGCCGGTCTGCCCATAGCGCTGCCCGAAGGGGGTATCTCCAACGCCGCGGTATTCGTCGACGACACCGGACAAACCCTTGGTGTGCACCACAAGTCGCACCTGTACGGGGCGATCGACAAGGACAGGTTTCATCCCGGAGCCCACCCGGCCACCATCGTGGACTACCGCGGGGTACGCATCGGCGTGCTCATCTGCTTCGAACTGGAGTTTCCGGAGCCGGCCCGACTCGCGGCGTTGTCCGGCGCGCAGCTCATCGCGGTACCCACCTCGAACATGGAGCCCTACGCGGCCATCAACGAGCACCTGGTCTGGACCCGTGCATGGGAGAACCAGACCTACGTCGCGTACGTGAATCGCTGTGGGACCGAACGCAACACCCACTACGTCGGCAGAACCGTCGTCCATGGACCCGGCGGGGAGCTCATCGCGCGTGCCGACACATCACCCACCCTGCTGACCGCCGATATCTGTATCCCCGCGGTCGCCGCTGCCCGTCACGACTTCAGTTACCTCGCCGAACGCCGGCCGAATCTGTATGCCGGGCTCGCGCACCTCGAACCCCAACTGCCCGCACCGAACCGAAAGGCATTGCCATGCACGTGAAACTGAGCCCCGAGGACGTGAAGACCGTCGCCTGTATCGGAGCCGGTGTCATCGGCGGCGGCTGGGTGGCGCACTTCCTGGCCCGCGGCTACGACGTTCACATGTGGGATCCCGCGCCCGACGCCGAGGCCAAGGTGCGACACCGTGTCGAGGCGGTCTGGCCCGTCCTCACCGAGCTGGGTCTGGCCCCGGGTGCAGATCCGGGTCGCCTCGTCGCGGCACGCACGCTGGACTCGGCAGTTGCGGACGCCGACTTCATCCAGGAGAGCGGCCCCGAGGCGCTGCCGACCAAGATCGACCTGCTGGCGCACATCGACTCGGCTAGCAGCCCCGATGTGGTGGTGGCATCGTCGACGGCGGGTCACCCCATGACCGATATGCAGGTCGGTGCCACGCGCCCCGAGCGTTTCGTCGTCGGGCACCCGTTCAATCCGCCCTACCTGTTGCCGTTGGTGGAGGTGGTCGGTGGCCGCAGCACGTCTGCGGCCGCGGTCGCGTGGGCGTCGGCGTTCTACACCGCTGCGGGCAAATCGGTCATCACCATGGACTCCGAAGTGCCGGGCTTCATCGCGAACCGTCTGCAGGAGGCCCTGTGGCGTGAAGCGCTGCACATGGTGGCCGCAGGCGAGGCGACCATCGAGCAGATCGACCGCGCCGTCACCGACGGTCCCGGGTTGCGGTGGGCGTTCCACGGCCCCTTCACCACGTTCCACCTGGCTGGCGGCCACGGTGGCATTGCACATGCGTTGGAACACTTCGATCCGACCGAGTACTCGCAGTGGTCGCGGCTGGCCAGCCCGGAGTTGTCCAAGACGCTCAAGCAGCACCTCATCGACGGTGCCATCGCCACCACCGATGGTCGCGACGTCGCCGACCTGACGAGTGAACGCGACGCCTCCATTGCCGCGATTCTGCGCACGCTGCGACGCGCCGAGCAGCCGTCATGACCGACATCAGCCAGCGCAGCCCGACCCCAAGGCTGCCGCCCACCTGGGCAACTGTCGATGATGCCTGGATCGACTACAACGGCCATCTCTCCGAGGGCTACTACGTGCTGATGTTCAGCCGCGCGATAGACGACATGCTCACCCATGTCGGTCTCGGCGAGCCCTACCGCGCGGCCACCAACTGCGCAGTGTTCACCGTCGAAGCCCACGTCCGCTATCTGCATCAGGTGCGTGCCGACAGCACCATCGAGATCCGAAACCGAATCACCGCCGTCGACGGCAAACGCCTGCACAGCGTCCACGACATGTATGTCGGTGAAAAGCTCTGTGCCACTGAAGAAGTCGTCGGACTTCACGTCAACCGCGAACAGGAGAGGGTGGTGCCGTTCCCGGCTGCCGTCCAGACGGAGCTGGCCGGCTATCGACAGCACGGGCACACGGGACCGATCTCGGCCACCGTCGGAGCAACCCAGTGACCGCAACGTGCGTCGACACACTCGCGGACGTCGAGGGCCTGCATCTGCTGAGCCCAGAGATCATCACGAGCCTCTACACCCTCGACATGGCCTACGCCAGCCAGGTCGAGGCCTTCACCGAGCTGGCCAACGGTAACGCCTGGCAACCCGACAAGATCGGTGGCGGCCATGCCGGTGATGACAGCACAGTGTTCTGCTACGCCGCACGACTCAACCGTGACACCGGACCCATCTCGAAATTCGGCAGCGTCAACCCAGGCAATACCGAGCAGGGGCTGCCGAGCATTCACGCGATGGTGGTGTTGCTGCACCCCGACACCGGAATCCCTGTGGCCATACTCGACGGCACGGCGATCACCGCGCGCCGCACCGCGGCCGCCTCGGCTGTGGCCGCCACCAATCTG from Mycolicibacterium sp. YH-1 harbors:
- a CDS encoding 3-keto-5-aminohexanoate cleavage protein, with translation MRTTYDPVAITAAVTGGDVLPSQSPAVPCGPEAIAKAAIDAAAAGATAVHLHAREIDGRPTGSASMFAQIVDQIRSQCDVVINVTTGGSVDMTAADRLQGVIATRPDIATLNLGTMNFEGFPTKERWPEVQHQWERDVLANSGRVVFTNTLAMMRDFAATFRDLGVCPELEVYDLGHLNMARFLLDEGTLHGPVRIQFVLGALGGAGNSLHDLFALEQAAQRILGADLAAVSVAAVGYPAQLRMAAVAAAGGYDIRVGIEDNLRIRRREQAKDSAELVAAAVGIAAQLERGITTPDQLRAQLGPWYSTRPTAEAQS
- a CDS encoding nitrilase-related carbon-nitrogen hydrolase, translating into MNHATDVLRISCMQAEGRPGDVEHNLDLVDRAAVQARGDGADLLITPEMFLTGYDCGDLAPLLEPDRDLAGRVAAIAARHRIAILAGLPIALPEGGISNAAVFVDDTGQTLGVHHKSHLYGAIDKDRFHPGAHPATIVDYRGVRIGVLICFELEFPEPARLAALSGAQLIAVPTSNMEPYAAINEHLVWTRAWENQTYVAYVNRCGTERNTHYVGRTVVHGPGGELIARADTSPTLLTADICIPAVAAARHDFSYLAERRPNLYAGLAHLEPQLPAPNRKALPCT
- a CDS encoding 3-hydroxyacyl-CoA dehydrogenase NAD-binding domain-containing protein, with product MHVKLSPEDVKTVACIGAGVIGGGWVAHFLARGYDVHMWDPAPDAEAKVRHRVEAVWPVLTELGLAPGADPGRLVAARTLDSAVADADFIQESGPEALPTKIDLLAHIDSASSPDVVVASSTAGHPMTDMQVGATRPERFVVGHPFNPPYLLPLVEVVGGRSTSAAAVAWASAFYTAAGKSVITMDSEVPGFIANRLQEALWREALHMVAAGEATIEQIDRAVTDGPGLRWAFHGPFTTFHLAGGHGGIAHALEHFDPTEYSQWSRLASPELSKTLKQHLIDGAIATTDGRDVADLTSERDASIAAILRTLRRAEQPS
- a CDS encoding thioesterase family protein, producing the protein MTDISQRSPTPRLPPTWATVDDAWIDYNGHLSEGYYVLMFSRAIDDMLTHVGLGEPYRAATNCAVFTVEAHVRYLHQVRADSTIEIRNRITAVDGKRLHSVHDMYVGEKLCATEEVVGLHVNREQERVVPFPAAVQTELAGYRQHGHTGPISATVGATQ